In Synchiropus splendidus isolate RoL2022-P1 chromosome 11, RoL_Sspl_1.0, whole genome shotgun sequence, the DNA window GACCCGGATAATCCCATGTAGACCTCCGGAGCCAGTAGGGTCCATCTCTTGTTTTGAAGAGTCTGATGATGCTGGACCCTGACTGCCCGAGTTCATGTGCCtttttttggatgtttttgaCAAGTTGCAGCTTCCTGCCAAGGTCCCTGAAGGCATCAGTGCCCAAGACCATGAACAGAGGACATAGTTGTTTTGGCACTTGAACTCTGACCTGCGGGAGATGATGTAGACTTTGGGAAATCTGCTGAGGCCTCAGGCCTGCCTTTGTCCCAGTGGACCACCGCCGCAGGCATGTGAGGGGGGCCAGCATGATGACAGAGTATAGCGCCCCCGCTGGCCCCAGAAGAGACCCAAACTTGAGGCCTCCTGAATGTCATTTCCCCTGATgaggacacacactcactcacacacatgcacacaaccacacacgtttgttttgctatttttgtgaggacctcacatTAAcattaccctttccccagcctctcacccataacctaaccatccaaaacaaccgttaccaggactctgaaccaaacttgcaccCAATTACAATGAACTGCTTTCGCTGTcatttaaccctctaaaccttgtgaggacaggccaaaatgtcctcacaagaaggtggcttgtcacgACTTGGTACTCACATGTAAACAAGGCAAAACgtgcccccacacacacacacacacacacagacaaaaagtCAAAGGTCTCTGCAGATCACTAATGACAACAATAATCAGATTATACATCAAATGTGTCATTTTCCTACTTTTCAACATCAATGAAATAATCTGGTAAATATTTCAGATTAGGATCCATTAAACGCTTTAATTTGCTTCAATCTGTCAATGTGCAAATCAGATTTATCTCACGCATGTGTCAAACGTAACCCAAATCCACACATGCGCTCACACAATACACACTGACactcactcagacacacacacagaacacaggGGTCTGACTGAAGTCCAAACATGTCTGGTTCggctggttgccatggcgaccatGTTATTCACAGACTTAAGGCTCAATGTTGCGAGGCGTGCTGAGGAGCGAGGCGGACTGAGCTGTGCTACAACAAGGACTTTGGGTCACGTCCCGCGGGTCCAGATCGATGGGCCTGCTCTCGCAAACAAAGAGCTCACCAAAATACTGCCCACCAATCCCACCCTTCATCTCCCGCTCCCCATCTGTTGGCTTCTCAGACCATGTGACCATGACAGCTAATCAGAGCTCATACAACAACATGACCCCTGTCAAGTTTCTCAAAAGATTCTGAGAGTCAGAACTTCCTGCTCTCCACCACATAATTCTTGCTTCAAGGACTCCCTGGTGGATCGGCCGATTAGCCTGGACCTCAAGCCCAGACGAGTGGAGTGGAGAGCCTTAGTTCATCTCTCATGATTCAGAACCAGAGCTGGGTCAAGGAGGAGAGAGCCTCGCTGTGAGATGGATGCTGACCCTGGGGGGTAATAGACGACACTGATCCTCGAGAGGATCAATCTGAAGCTCAAGTAAAAATGCACgcgcaccatctttgtggggtccgctcattgccgtaaccctttccccagcctctccccataaaactaaccctccaaaacacatggctaacctgaaccaggactctgaatcaaactgaaactcagttataatgacccagctattttgaagtcttcaacctcaaattgaggctaaaccttgtggggtcctgcaaaagggccccacaaagaaTAATAAAGGCCCCACAAAGAGGTGTTTTCCCTGAAATTGGACCTCACTGGGATAGATATTCTTAAACACACACCCAGACTTCAGTACTCCTCTCTTAGTGGGTCAGGCTTATTGATTTTGGGGTGGGTTGTAAGTCCATTCAGAACCTGGATGACAGAAAGTAAAAGAGTCTTTGACCAGTTGACCCACAGGtgctgatgacgtcacatctccTGCCGACCCGAGTGGTACTGGTCCAGCTCTCATCACTCACTTTTAGCTCTGTATTGATCAGCTTACAGCGGCGAGCCGAGATTTACGTAGGACCAACGGGACCAGAAGCACCTCTGACCCTCGTGCCGGAGACTCTGTGTGCGGACATGATGGAGATTTATCTTCTGCCTTGATCCCCAGCTGTTCCTGGacctccagacagaggagaagcagacacacacacagacagactcacAGACCTGCTCTGGTCTTGGTCAACAATGATTTGTAGTCCAGAGACCATGAGCTGAAGGACTCAAGTGAAAACGCTTGTCGCATGGCAGAAGGGTCTGAGCCTAGATGACCTTCACCAGCCTCTGATTCTTGGGTGTTGTTGTTGAAGGTCTGCATGTCTGTTGGGAGCCGAGAGTGTGGTGGCACATGTGATTCATCACtgcactcatacacacacacaaaccctgatgcagcagaaccagcagctcATGATATTAAAATATACTTGTCCTTGTTCAGCATGCGTGCGTGTGTCAGTTGTAATGCATGGTTGTGTTCACCAGCTCAGCACACACAGAGGTGTTTTTGGGAGACGGATGAGCCTGTTGGGAGTGACCTAGAGCCTTATTCCATTCCAGCCCATGAAGCTGGGCAGAACCAAGGTCAGTTAGTTGCATTTGAGCAAGACATTCATTCAGTAAGATTCCAGATGGAGGCAGGTCCCTTTCACCCAGACAGCAGTCTATGATTTACTACCAGAACATTCCATTTGATGCTGGAGACCAAAGGTCCAGACCTGGCCTTCGGACAGAATCTTTGGTAACCATCGTCATGATAAACAAAAACCATGGTGATGATTGTTGGTGACCACAGTGATGACACACAGTGACTGTGGTGATAGTCACCAATAACCATGCTGCACTTCAGTAACCATGGTAATGTTCTCGAAGACCATGGTGATAATCGTTTATAACCACGCTGGTCTTCGGTAACCATGGTGATGACAAATGGTAACCATGGTGATAATCGCAGGTAACTCCGCTGCACCCTGGTAACCATGGTGATGAGAAATGGTAACCATGGTAATAATCTCTGGTAACTACCCTGCACTTTGGTAACCATGGTGATGACAACAGTAACCATGGTAATAATCTCTGGTAACTACCCTGCACTTTGGTAACCATGGTGATGAGAACAGCAACCATGGTAATAATCTCTGGTAACTACGCTGCACCTCGGTAACTATGGTGATGACAAATGGTAACCATGGTGATAATTGCTGGTAACCACGCTGCACCTTAGTAACCATGGTGACAACAAATGGCAACCATGGTGATAATCGCTTGTAACTACGCTGCACTTTGGTAACCATGGTGATGACAAATGGTAACCATGGTGATAATTGCTGGTAACCACGCTGCACCTTAGTAACCATGGTGATGACAAATGGTAACCATGGTGATAATTGCTGGTAACCATGCTGCACCTTGGTAACCATGGTGACGACAAATGGTAACCATGGTGATAATCGCTTGTAACTACCCTGCACTTTGGTAACCATGGTGATGACAAATGGTAACCATGGTGATAATTGCTGGTAACCATGCTGCACCTTGGTAACCATGGTGACGACAAATGGTAACCATGGTGATAATCGCTTGTAACTACCCTACACTTTGGTAACCATGGTGATGACAACAGTAACCATGGTAATAATCTCTGGTAACTACGCTGCACCTTGGTAACCATGGTGATAATTGCTGGTAACCACGCTGCACCTTGGTAACCATGGTGACGACAAATGGTAACCATGGTGATAATCGCTTGTAACTACCCTGCACTTTGGTAACCATGGTGATGACAACAGTAACCATGGTGATAGTCTCTGGTAACTACGCTGCACCTCGGTAACCATGGTGATGACAAACAATAAACATAGTGATAATCGCTGGTAACCACACTGCACTTTGGTAACCATGGTGATGACAACAGTAACCATGGTAATAATCTCTGGTAACTACGCTGCACCTCGGTAACCATGGTGATGACAAATGGTAACCATGGTGATAATTGCTGGTAACCGCGCTGCACCTTGGTAACCATGGTGACGACAAATGGTAACCATGGTAATAGTCTCTGGTAACTACGCTGCACCTCGGTAACCATGGTGATGACAAACAATAAACATGGTGATAATCGCTGGTAACCACACTGCACTTTGGTAACCATGGTGATGACAACAATAACCATGGTAATAATCTCTGGTAACTACGCTGCACCTCGGTAACCATGGTGATGACAAATGGTAACCATGGTGATAATTGCTGGTAACCACGCTGCACCTTAGTAACCATGGTGATGACAAACAGCAACCATGGTGATGATACTCTCCTCCCCAGTTTCACCCAGCTCTGTCGATCGCAGACTCTGCTGCAACATCGACCGTCACACGTGGAGATCAATTTGTTTCCTGCTGCTCATTGAATAAAGTGCAGCCTTGAGTGGCGCCCCCTGCAGTTCCATCACTCAACAATTAACTGCCAGTTGGTGGTCATGCCCGCTGCTGTGGCCTGCCAATCATTACTCCAACGtcctgtgaaaaaaataaaggttaAGTGCAACCTGATGGTCTCCAACCAGCAACCCTCACCTGGTGCTCTGTGAATGTTGGGAGCCAGTGGCGTGTGACTGCCTGTCCACCATGCTGTGGTGCTGTGGGTCCTCTCAAGTTGGGGTTCAAAGGATGTCAAGtctcacagtcacacacagactTCGTTGCCGCCACAGTCCTGCCTGATGACGCTCAAGTTCACTCCAGATTTTGCTTCCACATGGCTTCTCATAGAAAGTCCCCACAAACAGCATATCACACTTCATCACTGAGGACCCCTCTCCGCCTCCATCACTCCATCCAGCTTCTGAACAGCCAGACAGTGTCCCAGGTGTTGAGAGTCATGCTGTAGCCATGCGACattttagtctgacctctgaAGGACAGGGCGTCCAAGTGAAGGAGTGATGCATGAGCTCGGCCACTTGTCGCATCGTAGCTTATTGTTGTTTTCGTGTCGTACCTGCTGGTTAAGCTTCAATACTGCGTTCACCTCACCGTGCCTCCTGCAGGCGGAAGTAGATTGGTTTGATCCATGTTCTGGGGAGGTTCTGGTTGACTTCCCGTCCACTCTAGTCTTCAAATCGCTGCCGCCTCCACCAGATTAGTAGGCTAGCAATTGAGTTAGcccgacctctgacccccgAGCTGTGAGTGGGTTTGTATCGGCTGCAGTGTTTTATTTCCCAGAATCCTCCCTGGTGGCTTCAGACTGGGCTCCACAGTGATGAGGAGCCGGCGGCGCCAGAGAAGGCGGTGTGCGTAGGCGGCGTTGGAGATTGATGAGTGGCCGGAGAAGATGGAGTGATTCACAGCCTTTATTTCCCGGGAACCTTTGAGCAACACTACTGTGTGCCGCCCACCTGATGGAAGGATGATGGTCTGATGAGGCAGATGAAGAAAGCAACTGTCCTCAAGTGTCTTGTTAGAGTCGTCagctcacagtcaaacttgTCGCCATGACGAAACTCTCTCATGGTGTACCTGAGCCTGGAAATTCTGCTGAGTCATCGCAGGGTGGCGGAGACCCAAGCAGTTGTTCTGTCACTCCACTTGCCATCATGTGACACGATCACATGACCAGAGTCGGACAGGTCTCTGTCCAAATGAGGATAATTTCAAGAAATGAGGACGGTTGCCGCGGAGACGGAGCGCAGCGGTGACAGGAGCGCCAGGAAGCTTCAGGGCTTCAGCTTATTTATGGAAAAACCCAAGACTTAATTGGAGTCGTCAGGAAACTGTCAAAGTGACGAGAAATTACATGCAGAGGAgctcacctgacactctctctctcacacacaagctCAGGCAGTCTAAGTTCTAATGGTttatggggacctctcctggccataaccctttcccagcctctccccctaaacctaacctgaaccaggactctgaacccaactgTAACCCAGTTGTCATGACCCGGTTATCTTgagggtccagccaaatggtccccacaattTCCCCACAAGGTCCTCACagggacagtgttttgtcaagaatttgccccccacaagtgaggatcaaccaggtgcacacacacacacacacacacacacacatattcatattctctctctcctcactttctgtatctctctctctcgctctccctctctcagaAGGTTCTGGATGCTGTGGGACTGTTTCTATGGCAACTGTAGCACAATTTCTCCCCACAGTgtttatgtgagtgtgtgtgatcagtgactgtggacaggaaatgacatcgTCACTGAGGAGTCCTGACCTCCTTCGTCCAACACCAGACCTGAAAACTGCAGCGAGAAGGTTGGTGGTTTCTCCTCTGATGGGCCAAACACAACAGGTGAACTGACAACTCCTATTTTACACATCCAGAGTGTCCCCATCTGTCTCCCCGAGTAGCTGGGATGGACTCCTGGTCCTGTGagggagcagcaggaagaaagACAGGACGTGAGAGCTGGTCCCGGACACAGTGTTGTCCGACCAAGTAGAATTCTGTTGCCGGATCCTGGGCCCTTCAGTTTTTCGATGGAGCAACATTGCCATCACCAGGCCAGAAGAAGAACTGCaggatttttttccttcttcatcgtcatcatccggtgtgatacacacacacacacactcacacacacacacacgcacacagacaggtGGTCAGTCCACTTGGTTCTGCACCAGGTGGCGCCGTGATTGAGCCAATTCAGAGCCCAGCCACAGTCCAGATGAGCGTCGGCCTCCGGGCCAGCTGCTTCACCTTATTGTTCCCACCGTTGATGACCTCCCCCCCGGCCCTGCTGGCTGACAACACAGCCGCCCGTCTGCCACCATATTAGCAACATATCGTACGACAACACATCAGACGGCCCCAGCAGATTAAAGTGATGAGCCGTGATTGTATGAGTGTGCAGAGGTGAGTGGTCTGCTGAGATCAGCAATATGTTCCCCCAGCCCCCAGTCTCACCAGTGTCCCTAGCTAGCTGGGACAAGAGGATGTTTTTAGAAACAGAATCTTTATTTACTGAGGAAGatacaaacagaaacaacatATGAATGACAAAGGCACATGTTCCGGTCGAAACTTTTCCCACTGGAGGTCAGCAGTGGTCACCAGCCACTTTGAGTCATCTGCTGCGCTTCCACTCCGAGACAATAGGGGGTCTCTACGGAGCCTGTATTCAGGTCAGCACATCAtcttcaaaaataaaagccaCTGGTGGGACCACTGCTTGGTCCAGTATGATTGGTCAATCAAATAGCTTGAGTTTGCATGTGGGCAGAGCTTGCACCCCTCTTCTCTGTACCCTCGGAATTCCTCCCCGGGGTGTCTGTGCCGAGAGACCGTTGGTACGCCGCAGACAGTCGGTAGAGGACGTCAGGTCGCGGGCCAGGATGAGTGTCGGCCTTCTGCGCCATCAGCATCTCAAACAGCGTGCTGACCTCTGACAGCATGGCACCACTTAATGGCCCTGCCTTCTCCGGGGCTTTGCCTGACGGACGAGATAAGGTGTCTGTTTAACACCTGTGCTAACCAACCAAAGGTGGGGAGACTTTACCGAACGTGGAGAAGGACGAGGAGTCGAGCACGTCTCTCGGCAGGAGCTCACTGTCGGTGGACGGAGGGTCGTTCGGAACAAACACGTTGTCGTGGTAGTCGCATGACAGAGGAAGTGACATGCGAGACATCCAGTTGGGCGCGCTTGTGAGGAGGCTCTCTGCTGGCGAAGAATCGGATGAGTGGATTTCAACTGCATGTACGACAGACAGCGGAATACCTGGAGTATCCAGATCCTCCTGCAGCAAGTCTGTGGGAGACTCCCACTCGTCTCCAGCTTCACTCTCTCCATGACCACTGTCCTTTGTGCTCAACCAATCAGAGCACTCCTGGCCTGTAAGCCTATATGTACATGCACACATCCACAACTGAGTTAAGCATGGCGCCACACAGTTCCTATTCACCTGGTCAGGAGACCAGCTCACCTGCCGGAGCGATGGGAATACTTGTTCCCACGGAAGTTTGTCCGTGGCTGGAACCGACCCTGGTGGAGGAGCGAGAGGAGCTGGGAGATCTGCTGTGGAGGAGCCAGGTGGTGATtacttcacacacacagggtCTATGTTCTTTTGGTTtatggggaccgctcattgccataaccctttccccagcttctaactaaccaggactctgaaccaaactgaaacccagttattttgttaTGTAATGTTTTAACTGTGAAATTGAGGCTTGGCCTTAAGGGGAcaggcaaaagggccccacaaaacaaaaggtccccacaaataggTGTGTTTCCCCACAAGTATTGCTAAACCagggacacacgcacacacacccgcaaacatacacacacacacacatttgttttgctatttttgagaggacctctcactgccataaccctttcctcagcctctcacccttaacctaaccatccaaacacaaactttaaccaggactctgaaccaaacttgcacccagttataataaactacttttactggtgttttaaccctctaaaccttgtgaggacaggccaaaatgtcctcacaacaaGGTTCCTTCTGAAGACTTGGTACTCTCAAGTATGgcctccagacacacacacacacctccacacacagtgATAGATAAAGTTATTCAGGTTCTCAagtgtcagaaaaaaaatccgCCTCAAGAAACAAGATTCATCTGAGCTGATGTCAGCCGCCCCGTGTGAGCATGCGCATCTGTGCGTAACATACGCACATCAAGCGTTGACTGGCAGTTGACCAGCAGAAGAGCCTTCATCTGTGTGGGTGTGACGAGAAGCCACTGTTAACACTGCTATGTGAACCAGAGAGAGGTGGGTcaaacctctctctctccctctttctcttgctctctctaTGGCgctcgctctctcacacacacacaagtttgtagctctatccttgtggggacctctcattgccataaccctttccccagcctctccctctaaacttAACCATGCAAAACACATGGTTAACCTGAACCAGAACTCTGAAGCAAACTGAATCCctgttataatgacccagttattttcaagtcttcgtcatcaaattgaggtttaaacttgtggggtccagccaaatgccCCTACaaagatagtgttttgtcatgaaTTGGTCCCcgcaaagtaggataaacaagcccccccaccccacacTCACACATCCTTTGAGGAAGTTAATTTGAATAGAAGAATGGGCTTTTCGGTGAAACCTGTTTccttttaaacacacacactgactgacacacagtcaaaaaaacagactcTAGTCCCAGATTGAGGATTTGGCCTGTATAAACAGCACTTGACTTCATAAACAACGACTTGTCTGGTTTGAATCTGGTATTTAAATGAGCTTCAGAACTCACCTGAACTTCAGGTGAGGTGGAAGAGAACTCCATGGAATCGCTTAACACTGCCACCGACAGGCGGGCCAGGTTCTGGAGGATCCTGCGGTGCTCCGCCTCTGGACCACTGAGGCCATCTGTGTCTTTGAAAGTCGTCTCTGAAGCCAGTAGCACTCCTTTGCTCCCGCCAGCCTCTGTGGTGCTGGAGTGGGACCCTGATGAGGAGGTGGTTGGATAGGAAATTTCGTGAGACAAAATCCCGTCACACTTTCCTGGTCTCCAGACAGTTCTCGACTGCCCCTGATGGGGCGTCAGCAACTCAAAGGTTCTTGTCTCAGTCTGATGGTCTTCTAACGTCGCAGGAGGTGCAGTGAGGGACTGACACTCTGTGCTAGCCACAGGTGGCTCATCTCTTCGACGCTGAATAACTGGAATAAGATGTATGTCGGACTTTCTGATGGTCTTCTGTGGCCGCTTAGGATGTTGCGTATACATAGACTCAGCCTGGCGGCAGTTGTATGCCCGGTTGTCCCTCTTCTCACTGCGGCAGAAAGTAGTTACAAGGGCgatggccagcagcagcagcaggcaggtGGTGCCAAGACAGATGGCCAACATCATGGTGAAGCTGAAGTCTCCACGAGTTCCCGGAGAGGAGTTTCTCAGATGGTCCCTCAGGTTAATGAAAGACACTTCCAGTCTTGCCTTGGTGACCAGGGGTGGGGTCCCCATGTCGGTGACAATCAGATGGGCCTGGAGGGTCCTTCCGACAAGTTCGGTAGCATTAGTGGTGTTCACAAAGACCTGTCCAGTAACCGGGTCCACCCACAACAGCCCCGAAGAGTCTTGGATCCTGAACCGGATTTGTCCATTCTCGGCTGAATCTGCGTCCTCTGCCTTAATAGTCATTGCTAGAAATCCATTTGCTTGGGGGCCATAATGAGTCTGCACACCCTCAATGTGGTTATCCATCTCTGTCACAATGTCGCCTCTGCCCAGGTTGACTGGGACACTCAAAGAAACTACGTCCCTCCTGGGTTCCGGATCTGTGATGACTGGGGAGTTGTCGTTCACGTCCTGGATGTGAACCTGGACTGTAGCAGTCGATGTTAGCGGTGGGTGCCCATTATCGACTGCCACAACAGTGAAGGAGTAGAAGCTAGCCTCTTCGTAGTCCAGAGGACTAGTGACAGTCACCATGCCGCTGGTCGGATGCACAGAGAACTTCCTGTTTGTGGAATTGTGGATGAAAAAGGAGACTCGACCACTGAGCTCCAGATCTAGATCTGTGGCCTCGACTTTAAGAATAGGGAAGTTGGCATGGTTGTTCTCTCTGAGTGAAGCTTTGTAGACTGAGGATGAGAAGACGGGCGCATTGTCATTCTCGTCCAGAACCTCGACCAGCAGGTGCTTGATGCCCACGAGTGGGGGGTCACCATGGTCATAGGCAAGCAGCGTGATGTTGTACCTTGTTACTTGTTCTCGGTCCAGACTGCCATTGGTCATGATCATGTAGTTGTCCTTGTGGATCTGCTTCAGACGGAATGGGCCGGACCCTTGCTGTATCTCTGCCCGAACTCTTCCATTCTCTCCCGAATCTGCGTCCGACACCATGACCAGTGCCAGGTACGTGTCTCTCTGCACACCCTCCAGGACCGTGGCTACACGGGACTTGGGCGTGACGTGAATCCGTGGAGCATTGTCATTGACATCTGTGACCTTGATGTGCAATTTGCAGTGGGAGGGAATGGCATTGGGCCCGCGGTCCCGGGCCTGAACCACAACCTCATAGGACGGTCTGGCCTCATAATCCATAGGGGCTCGGAGACTCACAGAGCCAGTTCGAGAGTCCACAAAGAAGAGCTTTTGGACATCTGGGCGTGTGTGTCTTCCGAGTGAGTACTCCACCTCCCCATTGGCGCCCTGGTCTGGGTCCGTGGCTCTCAGGTTGATGATGGTTGTCCCTCGAGCAGTGTCTTCTGGAAGTTCCACAGTGGGACTGCTGTCCTCAAATATGGGACTGTTGTCATTTGAGTCCTGAATATTTACTCGGACTAATGTGCTGCCAGATTTGGGGGGATTCCCTTTGTCCCAGGCGACTAGTGTGAGGTTAAAGGAGCTTTGGACCTCCCTGTCCAGTTCTCTGATGACCACCAGCTCTGGTAGTTTGGTGTTGCCTGGACCCCCAGTCACATCCAGGGCAAAGTGCTGATTAAGCGACAGGGAATAAGTCTGGAGGCCGTTGGGTCCAACATCTTGATCTACAGCTCGATCTAGTGGCATCCGCATCCGAAGAATGGCGGACTCTGAGATCTCTACGTCCTGCAAAGGACCAGGGAAGCTGGGACTGTGGTCATTCAAGTCCATCACCTCAACTCGAACCTTCAGACAGTCCACTGCCCCGCTCTTCCTGTAGAGGACGCTGAAGGACACCTCGCACAAGTCCAAGTCTCGGCAGAGCTCCTCCCGGTCCAGTCGACCTTGTGTGGCCACGACGCCATCACGGCTGCTGACAGAGAAGGGCAGGGATTTTCCATGTTCCACCACCTGGAAGTTCTCAAGAACCCGGGTCTCACCACTTCGTCGCAGGTCATCTAGCAAACAACCCAGTCGGGTTCCGTCTGGCTGCTCTTCCCAGACCCTGTACCTGATCATTAATGAAGACGGCTCAGAGGAAAGACACCCGTAGACAATGGTTAGAACCAGGACCGGAGCCAGCAGCATTATGAAGTCCGGTAGTGATCCCAACCAGAACAACAAATCA includes these proteins:
- the pcdh12 gene encoding protocadherin-12 isoform X1 — protein: MLLAPVLVLTIVYGCLSSEPSSLMIRYRVWEEQPDGTRLGCLLDDLRRSGETRVLENFQVVEHGKSLPFSVSSRDGVVATQGRLDREELCRDLDLCEVSFSVLYRKSGAVDCLKVRVEVMDLNDHSPSFPGPLQDVEISESAILRMRMPLDRAVDQDVGPNGLQTYSLSLNQHFALDVTGGPGNTKLPELVVIRELDREVQSSFNLTLVAWDKGNPPKSGSTLVRVNIQDSNDNSPIFEDSSPTVELPEDTARGTTIINLRATDPDQGANGEVEYSLGRHTRPDVQKLFFVDSRTGSVSLRAPMDYEARPSYEVVVQARDRGPNAIPSHCKLHIKVTDVNDNAPRIHVTPKSRVATVLEGVQRDTYLALVMVSDADSGENGRVRAEIQQGSGPFRLKQIHKDNYMIMTNGSLDREQVTRYNITLLAYDHGDPPLVGIKHLLVEVLDENDNAPVFSSSVYKASLRENNHANFPILKVEATDLDLELSGRVSFFIHNSTNRKFSVHPTSGMVTVTSPLDYEEASFYSFTVVAVDNGHPPLTSTATVQVHIQDVNDNSPVITDPEPRRDVVSLSVPVNLGRGDIVTEMDNHIEGVQTHYGPQANGFLAMTIKAEDADSAENGQIRFRIQDSSGLLWVDPVTGQVFVNTTNATELVGRTLQAHLIVTDMGTPPLVTKARLEVSFINLRDHLRNSSPGTRGDFSFTMMLAICLGTTCLLLLLAIALVTTFCRSEKRDNRAYNCRQAESMYTQHPKRPQKTIRKSDIHLIPVIQRRRDEPPVASTECQSLTAPPATLEDHQTETRTFELLTPHQGQSRTVWRPGKCDGILSHEISYPTTSSSGSHSSTTEAGGSKGVLLASETTFKDTDGLSGPEAEHRRILQNLARLSVAVLSDSMEFSSTSPEVQQISQLLSLLHQGRFQPRTNFRGNKYSHRSGRLTGQECSDWLSTKDSGHGESEAGDEWESPTDLLQEDLDTPGIPLSVVHAVEIHSSDSSPAESLLTSAPNWMSRMSLPLSCDYHDNVFVPNDPPSTDSELLPRDVLDSSSFSTFGKAPEKAGPLSGAMLSEVSTLFEMLMAQKADTHPGPRPDVLYRLSAAYQRSLGTDTPGRNSEGTEKRGASSAHMQTQAI
- the pcdh12 gene encoding protocadherin-12 isoform X2; this translates as MLLAPVLVLTIVYGCLSSEPSSLMIRYRVWEEQPDGTRLGCLLDDLRRSGETRVLENFQVVEHGKSLPFSVSSRDGVVATQGRLDREELCRDLDLCEVSFSVLYRKSGAVDCLKVRVEVMDLNDHSPSFPGPLQDVEISESAILRMRMPLDRAVDQDVGPNGLQTYSLSLNQHFALDVTGGPGNTKLPELVVIRELDREVQSSFNLTLVAWDKGNPPKSGSTLVRVNIQDSNDNSPIFEDSSPTVELPEDTARGTTIINLRATDPDQGANGEVEYSLGRHTRPDVQKLFFVDSRTGSVSLRAPMDYEARPSYEVVVQARDRGPNAIPSHCKLHIKVTDVNDNAPRIHVTPKSRVATVLEGVQRDTYLALVMVSDADSGENGRVRAEIQQGSGPFRLKQIHKDNYMIMTNGSLDREQVTRYNITLLAYDHGDPPLVGIKHLLVEVLDENDNAPVFSSSVYKASLRENNHANFPILKVEATDLDLELSGRVSFFIHNSTNRKFSVHPTSGMVTVTSPLDYEEASFYSFTVVAVDNGHPPLTSTATVQVHIQDVNDNSPVITDPEPRRDVVSLSVPVNLGRGDIVTEMDNHIEGVQTHYGPQANGFLAMTIKAEDADSAENGQIRFRIQDSSGLLWVDPVTGQVFVNTTNATELVGRTLQAHLIVTDMGTPPLVTKARLEVSFINLRDHLRNSSPGTRGDFSFTMMLAICLGTTCLLLLLAIALVTTFCRSEKRDNRAYNCRQAESMYTQHPKRPQKTIRKSDIHLIPVIQRRRDEPPVASTECQSLTAPPATLEDHQTETRTFELLTPHQGQSRTVWRPGKCDGILSHEISYPTTSSSGSHSSTTEAGGSKGVLLASETTFKDTDGLSGPEAEHRRILQNLARLSVAVLSDSMEFSSTSPEVQQISQLLSLLHQGRFQPRTNFRGNKYSHRSGRLTGQECSDWLSTKDSGHGESEAGDEWESPTDLLQEDLDTPAESLLTSAPNWMSRMSLPLSCDYHDNVFVPNDPPSTDSELLPRDVLDSSSFSTFGKAPEKAGPLSGAMLSEVSTLFEMLMAQKADTHPGPRPDVLYRLSAAYQRSLGTDTPGRNSEGTEKRGASSAHMQTQAI
- the pcdh12 gene encoding protocadherin-12 isoform X4, with translation MLLAPVLVLTIVYGCLSSEPSSLMIRYRVWEEQPDGTRLGCLLDDLRRSGETRVLENFQVVEHGKSLPFSVSSRDGVVATQGRLDREELCRDLDLCEVSFSVLYRKSGAVDCLKVRVEVMDLNDHSPSFPGPLQDVEISESAILRMRMPLDRAVDQDVGPNGLQTYSLSLNQHFALDVTGGPGNTKLPELVVIRELDREVQSSFNLTLVAWDKGNPPKSGSTLVRVNIQDSNDNSPIFEDSSPTVELPEDTARGTTIINLRATDPDQGANGEVEYSLGRHTRPDVQKLFFVDSRTGSVSLRAPMDYEARPSYEVVVQARDRGPNAIPSHCKLHIKVTDVNDNAPRIHVTPKSRVATVLEGVQRDTYLALVMVSDADSGENGRVRAEIQQGSGPFRLKQIHKDNYMIMTNGSLDREQVTRYNITLLAYDHGDPPLVGIKHLLVEVLDENDNAPVFSSSVYKASLRENNHANFPILKVEATDLDLELSGRVSFFIHNSTNRKFSVHPTSGMVTVTSPLDYEEASFYSFTVVAVDNGHPPLTSTATVQVHIQDVNDNSPVITDPEPRRDVVSLSVPVNLGRGDIVTEMDNHIEGVQTHYGPQANGFLAMTIKAEDADSAENGQIRFRIQDSSGLLWVDPVTGQVFVNTTNATELVGRTLQAHLIVTDMGTPPLVTKARLEVSFINLRDHLRNSSPGTRGDFSFTMMLAICLGTTCLLLLLAIALVTTFCRSEKRDNRAYNCRQAESMYTQHPKRPQKTIRKSDIHLIPVIQRRRDEPPVASTECQSLTAPPATLEDHQTETRTFELLTPHQGQSRTVWRPGKCDGILSHEISYPTTSSSGSHSSTTEAGGSKGVLLASETTFKDTDGLSGPEAEHRRILQNLARLSVAVLSDSMEFSSTSPEVQISQLLSLLHQGRFQPRTNFRGNKYSHRSGRLTGQECSDWLSTKDSGHGESEAGDEWESPTDLLQEDLDTPAESLLTSAPNWMSRMSLPLSCDYHDNVFVPNDPPSTDSELLPRDVLDSSSFSTFGKAPEKAGPLSGAMLSEVSTLFEMLMAQKADTHPGPRPDVLYRLSAAYQRSLGTDTPGRNSEGTEKRGASSAHMQTQAI